The Pontibacter pudoricolor genome contains a region encoding:
- the ric gene encoding iron-sulfur cluster repair di-iron protein yields the protein METTQIAERKLDVTILEPRMKHPTIFEWFDNMKGGDSFIIHNDHDPKPVYYQLLGERGNIFKFDYLEQGPEVWEVRITKLTPEEGETVGELVAKDYRKAQVFKKFGIDFCCGGKKSVAQVCKEKGISQDQLEAELVAMDEAEQNRQAEYDKWEPSFLADYIVNMHHKYVREAIPALYEYTTKIARVHGQRHPELLEVVKHFTNVANELESHMPKEERVLFPYIKQLDEAKKSGVKMEPAAFGSIQNPINMMEMEHDHAGRELEMIRELTNNYTLPADACATYTVAFKKLQEFEDDLFRHIHLENNILFPKAIEMEKEVVK from the coding sequence ATGGAAACCACACAAATCGCAGAAAGAAAATTAGATGTTACCATTCTGGAGCCTCGCATGAAGCACCCAACCATTTTTGAATGGTTCGACAATATGAAAGGCGGCGACTCTTTTATTATCCATAACGACCACGATCCAAAGCCGGTGTATTACCAGTTACTGGGCGAGCGTGGTAACATATTTAAGTTTGATTACCTGGAGCAGGGGCCTGAAGTATGGGAAGTACGCATTACCAAGCTTACCCCTGAAGAAGGTGAAACTGTAGGCGAACTGGTAGCTAAAGATTACCGCAAGGCACAGGTATTTAAAAAATTCGGTATCGATTTCTGCTGCGGTGGTAAAAAGTCGGTAGCACAGGTTTGTAAAGAAAAAGGCATCAGCCAGGACCAACTGGAAGCAGAACTGGTTGCCATGGACGAAGCCGAGCAGAACCGCCAGGCGGAGTACGACAAATGGGAGCCTTCTTTCCTGGCAGACTATATCGTGAACATGCACCATAAATATGTGCGCGAAGCTATACCAGCTTTGTACGAATACACCACTAAAATTGCCCGCGTACACGGCCAGCGCCACCCGGAACTGCTGGAAGTTGTGAAGCACTTCACGAACGTAGCCAACGAGCTGGAATCGCATATGCCGAAAGAAGAGCGTGTACTGTTCCCTTACATTAAGCAGCTGGATGAAGCCAAGAAAAGCGGCGTGAAAATGGAGCCTGCTGCCTTCGGTTCTATCCAGAACCCGATCAACATGATGGAAATGGAACACGATCATGCCGGCCGTGAGCTTGAAATGATTCGTGAGCTTACCAATAACTATACATTGCCTGCGGATGCCTGCGCTACCTATACAGTTGCATTCAAGAAACTGCAGGAGTTTGAAGATGATCTTTTCCGTCACATCCACTTAGAGAACAACATCTTGTTCCCGAAAGCGATCGAGATGGAAAAAGAAGTAGTGAAATAA
- a CDS encoding hemerythrin domain-containing protein yields MKNAIAPQKRDKSLVPLSREHHFGLLFCWKIRQGLKNGTDLELMRTYVRYFWETILKEHCEEEEWILKRVLKSDDTVRARLAEEHRLLQTIVDLIKSGSPMNKELFKVLERDLNDHIRWEERELFPYVQLMANPDELELTGKLLSHKHDPRLDTFTPEFWNVKARA; encoded by the coding sequence ATGAAAAACGCAATAGCACCCCAGAAAAGAGATAAGAGCCTGGTGCCACTATCCCGTGAACACCACTTCGGATTGTTGTTTTGCTGGAAGATACGCCAGGGACTGAAGAACGGAACCGACCTGGAACTGATGCGTACCTATGTGCGCTATTTCTGGGAGACCATTCTGAAAGAGCATTGCGAAGAAGAAGAGTGGATACTGAAAAGAGTGCTGAAATCAGATGATACCGTGAGGGCACGACTGGCAGAAGAGCACAGGTTGCTGCAAACTATAGTTGACTTAATAAAAAGTGGCAGCCCGATGAATAAAGAGCTGTTCAAAGTACTGGAAAGAGACCTCAATGACCACATTCGCTGGGAAGAAAGAGAGCTGTTTCCGTATGTGCAACTGATGGCAAACCCTGACGAGCTGGAGCTGACCGGTAAACTGCTTTCTCATAAACACGACCCGCGCCTGGATACCTTTACTCCTGAATTCTGGAATGTAAAAGCCCGGGCTTGA
- a CDS encoding RrF2 family transcriptional regulator, with the protein MLSKTAEYALRAIVYIALSDAQGLKAGIKEIAKELDLPAHFMGKILQDLVRKGIIASMKGPGGGFFLHRPANEISLLEVVNTIDGMEAFRKCGMGMKMCSDTHPCPLHNEIKAYRDQLLKVFSTKTIQDLVDGINSGKYFITNLHEELPKESISEAGLQD; encoded by the coding sequence ATGTTATCGAAAACAGCGGAATATGCGCTGCGTGCTATTGTATACATCGCCTTGAGTGATGCGCAAGGGCTAAAGGCAGGCATAAAGGAAATAGCGAAAGAGCTGGATTTGCCTGCCCATTTTATGGGTAAAATATTGCAGGACCTGGTTCGTAAAGGCATTATCGCCTCCATGAAAGGGCCAGGCGGCGGTTTTTTTCTGCACAGGCCAGCCAACGAAATAAGCCTGCTGGAAGTGGTAAATACCATTGATGGCATGGAAGCCTTCCGGAAGTGTGGAATGGGCATGAAAATGTGCTCTGATACACACCCCTGCCCGCTGCATAACGAAATAAAAGCCTACCGCGACCAGCTGCTGAAAGTATTCAGTACCAAAACGATACAGGACCTGGTAGATGGAATTAATTCAGGGAAGTACTTTATCACAAACCTGCACGAAGAGCTGCCAAAGGAAAGTATTTCTGAAGCCGGATTGCAGGATTAG
- a CDS encoding thioredoxin family protein, producing MIPSQTYYSELVNPMTYQEFKAFTEELIARGKTTGDEQTQQKIDFTKLNLQRMKRVEKQFVLQPELSDLLAQKALNWNWLLLVEAWCGDGAQLLPAIAAIAEQTPGITLTVLLRDENPELMNTCLTNGSRSIPKLICEDAGTGERLFTWGARPAAIQQQVVQFKTERPDAGHEELVQQVQLWYAKDRSKALQQDLIKLVREVPETAQL from the coding sequence ATGATACCTTCACAGACCTACTATAGCGAGCTGGTAAACCCAATGACCTACCAGGAATTTAAAGCCTTTACCGAAGAACTGATTGCCCGGGGAAAAACAACCGGTGATGAGCAGACCCAACAAAAGATTGACTTTACAAAACTGAACCTGCAACGCATGAAACGTGTGGAAAAACAGTTTGTACTGCAACCAGAACTGAGTGACTTGCTCGCACAAAAAGCCCTGAACTGGAACTGGTTGTTACTGGTAGAAGCATGGTGCGGAGATGGTGCACAACTATTGCCTGCCATTGCTGCCATTGCCGAACAAACACCGGGCATAACCCTGACTGTACTACTGCGCGACGAAAATCCGGAACTAATGAATACCTGTCTCACAAACGGAAGCAGATCGATCCCAAAACTGATCTGCGAAGATGCAGGAACCGGCGAACGTTTATTTACCTGGGGAGCTCGTCCGGCAGCTATACAGCAGCAGGTAGTTCAGTTTAAAACCGAAAGACCTGATGCTGGCCATGAGGAGCTGGTGCAGCAGGTACAACTATGGTATGCAAAGGACCGCAGCAAGGCCTTGCAGCAGGACCTTATAAAATTAGTGCGCGAAGTGCCTGAAACCGCACAACTATAG
- a CDS encoding vitamin B12-dependent ribonucleotide reductase has translation MKKSKRAAGLSFSRHFTTAAQNAYDMFRFELRSSTIRNPTGDVVAELNDVEVPAQWSQIATDILAQKYLRKAGVPQADGRTGSEKSAKQVVHRLVKCWQDWGSKYGYFASEKDALVFYDELVYMLLGQYAAPNSPQWFNTGLYNSYGISVKSQGHYYVDPATGEMKESTSAFERPQPHACFILSVQDDLAQKGGIMDLLVQEARVFKYGSGVGTNFSNIRGKEEELSGGGTSSGLMSFLRVSDRAAGAIKSGGTTRRAAKMVCLDLDHPEIQEFINWKKDEEKKVAALIAAGYSGDFEGEAYNTVSGQNSNNSVRVPNTFFKALHQNGAWHLTARTTGKVLKSIPARSLWNQIADAAWACADPGLQFDTTINEWHTSPAEGRINASNPCSEYMFLDDTACNLASLNLLRFFDEGKQRFDVAAFEHACRLWTVVLEISVLMAQFPSEAVAQRSYDYRTIGLGYANLGALLMVQGLPYDSDEARALSAGITSLMTGTAYRTSAEMAASLGAFAKYDINRDAMLRVTRNHRFATFDQPENYDNLSIKPHGLDQQLCPDYLLKAAQKSWNEALQQGEKYGYRNAQATVIAPTGTIGLLMDCDTTGVEPDYALVKYKKLSGGGYFKIINQSIPSALSKLGYSSDEIEAIVNYAKGHNSLTGAPHINPESLLKKGFTEEEITLLEAALPKAYDLSSLFNIYTLGKACLERLGYSSAEYQTPGFNLLQALGYSSKQIEETNDYVCGTMTVEGAPYLKPEHYTVFDCANRCGTKGKRFIHAEGHIKMMAAVQPFISGAISKTINLPNETTVEEVAHCYELSWELGLKACSIYRDGSKLSQPLTSKSSSTETEEKTEEKVTITETQFNAEQVLQAAKAILSDASNNGFREELTRMVERRKLPDKRNGFTQKAKIDGHTVYIRTGEYADGSLGELFIDMYKEGASFRSILNCFAISVSLGLQYGVPLDEFVNRFTFTRFEPAGRVEHPNIKSATSVFDYIFRMLGYEYLNRKDLVHVHPEEPEIIDEKPVTENLPEQAATIVSETSTTKSNGKSYSVVTQSRTVLMEQTQQVLASMMGDAPICNVCGHITIRSGTCYKCLNCGNSLGCS, from the coding sequence ATGAAGAAAAGTAAAAGAGCAGCCGGCCTGTCCTTCTCCCGGCATTTTACCACCGCAGCGCAAAATGCCTACGACATGTTCCGATTCGAGCTCCGTTCCTCCACTATCCGCAACCCGACAGGCGATGTGGTGGCAGAGCTGAACGATGTGGAAGTACCTGCACAGTGGTCGCAGATCGCGACAGATATCCTAGCTCAGAAGTACCTGCGAAAAGCAGGCGTACCTCAGGCCGATGGTAGAACCGGTTCCGAGAAATCAGCGAAGCAAGTGGTGCACCGCCTGGTAAAATGCTGGCAGGACTGGGGAAGTAAGTATGGTTATTTTGCGTCGGAAAAAGATGCGCTGGTGTTTTACGACGAGCTGGTGTATATGCTGCTGGGCCAGTACGCCGCGCCTAATTCGCCACAATGGTTTAACACCGGACTTTACAATTCTTATGGCATTTCAGTTAAATCACAGGGACATTATTATGTAGACCCCGCCACCGGCGAGATGAAGGAATCGACTTCTGCTTTTGAGCGGCCGCAACCACATGCCTGTTTTATACTTTCGGTACAGGACGACCTGGCGCAGAAAGGTGGCATTATGGACCTGCTGGTGCAGGAAGCGCGGGTATTTAAGTACGGATCCGGCGTAGGCACTAACTTTTCAAACATCCGGGGCAAGGAAGAAGAGCTGTCTGGTGGCGGTACCTCTTCGGGACTGATGTCTTTTTTAAGGGTGAGCGACCGTGCAGCCGGAGCTATAAAATCGGGTGGCACTACACGCCGGGCTGCTAAAATGGTGTGCCTGGACCTGGACCACCCTGAGATACAGGAATTTATAAACTGGAAAAAAGACGAGGAGAAAAAAGTAGCGGCTCTTATTGCGGCCGGCTATTCCGGCGATTTTGAAGGGGAAGCTTATAATACGGTATCGGGCCAGAACTCAAACAACTCGGTACGTGTACCCAATACCTTCTTTAAAGCGCTGCACCAGAACGGCGCCTGGCACCTGACTGCCCGCACCACCGGCAAAGTGCTCAAATCGATACCAGCCCGTAGTTTATGGAACCAGATAGCGGATGCTGCCTGGGCCTGTGCCGATCCGGGCCTGCAGTTTGATACAACTATAAACGAATGGCATACCTCTCCCGCGGAAGGCAGAATAAACGCATCAAACCCGTGCTCGGAATATATGTTCCTGGATGATACGGCCTGTAACCTGGCATCGCTGAACCTGCTGCGCTTTTTTGATGAGGGGAAACAGCGGTTTGATGTAGCCGCTTTCGAACATGCCTGCCGCCTGTGGACAGTAGTGCTGGAGATATCCGTACTGATGGCGCAGTTCCCTTCCGAAGCCGTAGCGCAACGCTCTTATGACTATAGAACGATCGGCCTGGGCTATGCCAACTTAGGTGCCTTATTAATGGTGCAGGGCCTGCCTTACGACAGCGACGAAGCCCGCGCCTTATCAGCTGGCATTACATCGCTGATGACAGGTACCGCTTACAGAACTTCTGCTGAAATGGCTGCGAGTTTGGGAGCTTTTGCCAAATATGATATAAACCGCGATGCCATGCTGCGCGTGACCCGCAACCACCGATTTGCCACTTTTGATCAACCGGAGAACTATGATAACCTGAGCATTAAACCGCATGGCCTGGACCAGCAGCTTTGCCCCGATTACCTGTTAAAGGCTGCACAAAAATCTTGGAACGAGGCGCTGCAACAGGGAGAAAAATACGGTTACCGAAATGCACAGGCAACTGTGATCGCCCCAACCGGAACGATTGGTTTGCTGATGGACTGCGACACAACTGGCGTGGAGCCGGACTATGCCTTAGTGAAATATAAAAAACTATCGGGTGGCGGCTATTTCAAGATCATCAACCAGTCTATACCAAGTGCGCTCAGCAAGCTCGGCTATAGTTCTGATGAGATCGAAGCTATTGTAAACTATGCCAAAGGCCATAATTCGCTCACCGGTGCGCCACACATTAACCCGGAATCACTGCTCAAAAAAGGCTTTACCGAAGAAGAAATTACCCTACTGGAAGCAGCCTTACCAAAAGCCTACGACCTGTCGTCACTCTTTAATATATATACACTTGGCAAGGCCTGCTTAGAGCGCTTAGGCTATAGTTCAGCTGAATACCAGACGCCCGGTTTTAATCTGCTGCAGGCATTAGGCTATAGTTCGAAACAAATTGAAGAAACGAACGACTATGTTTGCGGCACCATGACCGTAGAGGGCGCCCCGTATCTGAAGCCGGAGCATTACACTGTTTTTGATTGTGCTAATCGCTGCGGCACCAAAGGCAAACGCTTTATTCACGCCGAAGGGCATATTAAGATGATGGCTGCGGTGCAACCCTTCATTTCAGGGGCTATCTCTAAAACGATAAACCTGCCTAACGAAACGACCGTGGAAGAAGTGGCGCATTGCTACGAACTATCCTGGGAATTAGGGTTAAAGGCCTGTTCAATTTACCGCGATGGCAGCAAACTTTCACAGCCGTTGACTTCGAAAAGCAGCAGCACAGAAACGGAAGAGAAAACAGAAGAAAAGGTAACTATAACAGAAACGCAATTTAACGCAGAGCAGGTATTGCAGGCCGCTAAAGCCATTCTTTCCGATGCCTCGAACAACGGTTTCCGGGAAGAACTGACACGTATGGTGGAGCGACGAAAGTTACCGGACAAACGCAACGGCTTTACCCAGAAAGCAAAGATAGACGGCCACACGGTTTACATTAGAACAGGTGAATATGCTGATGGCTCTTTGGGTGAGCTGTTTATTGATATGTATAAGGAAGGGGCTTCGTTCCGGTCTATTCTGAACTGTTTTGCTATTTCCGTATCGCTGGGCCTGCAGTATGGCGTGCCGCTGGATGAGTTTGTGAACCGATTTACGTTTACCCGTTTTGAACCAGCCGGCCGCGTGGAGCATCCGAATATAAAATCAGCCACATCGGTGTTCGACTACATTTTCAGGATGTTAGGCTATGAATACCTCAACCGGAAAGACCTGGTGCACGTGCACCCCGAAGAGCCGGAAATTATAGATGAAAAGCCTGTTACTGAAAACTTACCGGAGCAGGCAGCAACTATAGTTTCTGAAACTTCAACCACGAAAAGTAATGGAAAAAGCTATTCTGTTGTTACCCAAAGCAGGACGGTGCTGATGGAACAGACACAGCAGGTACTGGCCAGCATGATGGGCGATGCGCCGATCTGCAACGTTTGCGGCCATATAACTATACGCTCCGGCACCTGTTATAAATGTCTGAACTGCGGCAATAGTTTAGGCTGTAGTTAA
- the nadB gene encoding L-aspartate oxidase yields MDSLNYDFVVLGSGIAGLTFALEAAAQNKVLVLCKAALAETNTAYAQGGIAAVLSATDSFEQHIQDTLTAGAGLCDELAVRFMVARAPAAIKWLQQQSVLFDTATDETIALGLEGGHSQNRIAHVKDHTGLSIQQALSKAVLQHPNITVLEYHFGLDLLTQTIGQEKVCYGVQVLDMVTGNYKTILAKAIVLATGGSGQVYQFTTNPTIATGDGLAMARRAGAAIRNMEFFQFHPTALYDPGSSDTFLISEALRGAGAELVLPDGGSFMQQYHPLGSLAPRDIVARAVYEQMHMHQSECLYLDATRLPGGRLQRNFPGIYTRCKSIGVDAVTDLIPIVPAAHYQCGGVVTNLHGQTSIVGLYAIGEVACTGIHGANRLASNSLLEGVVFAREAAKHVKVSDLQLHCTAFKSVVYSLPDNRDDKIVLKTKKALQTLMWEKVGIVRTAEGLLHATYELAELKYSLKYLQGYSAAVQEVKNLLTVVELILDACVLRRESVGGHFMEYEPVQLQTRIQDICS; encoded by the coding sequence ATGGATTCCCTGAACTATGATTTTGTAGTACTGGGCAGCGGTATTGCCGGGCTGACATTTGCCCTCGAAGCTGCTGCTCAAAACAAAGTATTGGTGCTCTGCAAAGCTGCTTTGGCAGAGACCAACACCGCTTATGCCCAGGGAGGTATTGCCGCTGTACTGAGTGCTACAGATTCGTTTGAGCAACATATACAGGACACCCTCACTGCAGGCGCCGGGCTATGCGATGAGCTGGCAGTCCGGTTTATGGTAGCGCGTGCGCCTGCAGCTATAAAATGGCTGCAACAGCAAAGCGTACTTTTTGATACAGCTACCGATGAAACTATAGCCTTAGGGTTAGAAGGTGGTCACTCACAAAACCGCATCGCCCATGTTAAAGACCACACCGGCTTGAGCATACAACAGGCCTTAAGCAAAGCGGTACTTCAGCATCCGAATATCACCGTTTTAGAATACCACTTTGGCTTGGATCTGCTGACGCAAACTATAGGTCAGGAGAAAGTGTGCTACGGTGTGCAGGTGCTGGATATGGTGACTGGGAACTATAAAACGATACTGGCTAAAGCTATTGTGCTGGCAACCGGCGGCTCCGGCCAGGTTTACCAATTTACCACCAACCCAACTATAGCTACCGGCGACGGACTCGCGATGGCCCGCAGGGCAGGCGCAGCTATCCGGAATATGGAGTTCTTCCAGTTTCACCCCACAGCACTTTATGATCCTGGTTCTTCAGACACGTTCCTGATAAGTGAAGCCTTGCGCGGGGCTGGGGCAGAACTGGTTTTGCCCGATGGCGGTTCGTTTATGCAGCAATATCATCCGCTTGGCTCCCTTGCTCCCCGCGATATAGTTGCCAGAGCCGTGTACGAACAAATGCACATGCATCAGTCAGAATGCCTTTACCTGGATGCTACCCGTTTGCCCGGAGGTAGATTGCAAAGAAATTTCCCAGGCATTTATACCAGATGTAAAAGTATCGGCGTTGATGCTGTTACTGACCTTATACCTATAGTTCCGGCGGCGCATTACCAGTGCGGTGGTGTTGTTACAAACCTGCATGGGCAGACATCTATAGTTGGGTTATATGCGATCGGGGAAGTGGCCTGTACAGGCATACATGGTGCTAACAGGTTGGCCAGTAATTCGTTGCTCGAAGGCGTTGTATTTGCCAGGGAGGCTGCTAAGCATGTCAAAGTTTCAGATCTGCAGCTTCATTGTACAGCGTTTAAGAGTGTTGTGTATAGCTTGCCGGATAACCGGGATGATAAAATTGTACTTAAGACAAAAAAAGCATTGCAGACTTTAATGTGGGAAAAAGTTGGTATAGTTCGCACGGCAGAAGGTTTGCTGCATGCTACGTATGAACTCGCCGAACTGAAATATAGCCTGAAATACCTTCAGGGGTATTCGGCTGCAGTACAGGAAGTTAAAAATTTGCTGACTGTGGTCGAACTTATTCTCGATGCATGTGTTTTAAGGAGAGAAAGCGTAGGTGGACATTTTATGGAATACGAACCTGTTCAACTTCAGACAAGGATACAGGACATATGCAGCTAA
- a CDS encoding group III truncated hemoglobin, whose amino-acid sequence MTKKKDILSLEDVKLLVDTFYTRVRADEMLGPIFDERIQDKWAKHLDIMYRFWQTVLLEELTYQGNPGVKHITLPVDEQHFERWLQIFYTTIDELFTGEKAEEAKWRAQKMAEMFASKIEFYKQNKGRTIL is encoded by the coding sequence ATGACGAAAAAGAAAGACATACTTAGTCTGGAGGATGTAAAGCTGCTGGTGGATACTTTTTACACCAGGGTGCGTGCCGATGAAATGCTGGGACCAATATTTGATGAACGCATTCAGGACAAATGGGCGAAGCACCTGGATATCATGTACCGTTTCTGGCAGACTGTTTTGCTGGAAGAACTTACCTACCAGGGCAATCCGGGTGTGAAGCATATTACGCTGCCTGTAGATGAACAACATTTCGAGCGATGGCTCCAGATCTTTTACACAACTATAGATGAGCTTTTTACCGGTGAGAAAGCGGAAGAGGCAAAATGGCGTGCACAGAAAATGGCCGAGATGTTTGCCAGTAAAATTGAATTCTATAAACAGAACAAAGGCAGAACGATCCTTTAA
- a CDS encoding DUF2249 domain-containing protein — translation MQIAANTKISALIKENPAAIDAIASINRYFEKLRNPVLRKILASRVTIADAARIGGCDIEKFYEKLEPLGFIASESKTRNTKKPIIMQTPETQTKTMPAYLAQLPAQHIVALDVCEDIASGNDPFLKIMNAVDGIGENNALLIINTFEPTPLIAILKKKGYSFWTDVKNANLVHTYFWKDAGTNNAPEQTIKPETGSFDDVLAGFAGKVRRIDVRAMEMPQPMVTILGELEILPQQEALYVVHKRVPQFLLPQLEERGFNITIKEVGPNQVDLLIYK, via the coding sequence ATGCAAATAGCGGCCAACACCAAAATATCTGCGCTGATAAAGGAGAACCCGGCAGCGATAGATGCGATTGCAAGTATAAACAGGTACTTCGAGAAGCTTCGCAACCCGGTGCTGCGCAAAATACTGGCATCGCGGGTAACTATAGCCGATGCTGCCCGCATTGGCGGCTGCGACATAGAAAAGTTTTATGAAAAGCTGGAGCCGCTAGGTTTTATAGCCAGCGAAAGCAAAACCAGGAATACGAAAAAACCGATCATCATGCAGACACCTGAAACCCAAACTAAGACCATGCCGGCCTACCTGGCGCAGCTACCAGCGCAACATATAGTTGCCCTGGATGTATGCGAAGATATAGCCTCCGGAAACGATCCGTTCCTGAAGATCATGAACGCAGTGGACGGGATAGGGGAGAACAATGCCTTGCTGATCATCAACACTTTTGAGCCAACACCGCTTATTGCCATCCTGAAAAAGAAAGGCTATAGTTTCTGGACCGATGTTAAAAATGCAAACCTGGTGCATACCTACTTCTGGAAAGATGCTGGAACCAATAATGCGCCAGAACAAACTATAAAACCTGAGACAGGCAGCTTTGATGATGTGCTGGCAGGCTTTGCAGGTAAAGTAAGACGCATTGATGTACGCGCTATGGAAATGCCGCAGCCGATGGTAACAATACTTGGTGAGCTGGAGATATTACCACAGCAAGAAGCCCTGTACGTAGTGCACAAACGGGTGCCGCAATTTTTATTGCCACAGCTCGAGGAGCGTGGGTTTAACATAACTATAAAGGAAGTAGGCCCTAACCAGGTTGACCTGCTGATCTATAAATAA
- a CDS encoding metal-sulfur cluster assembly factor codes for METQVSEDFGNEVFETLKYIIDPEVGINIVDLGLIYSVSLDGDVLEIELTLTTPGCPMSGTITTATEQILLKRFPNLDVKVNLVWSPPWSTEMITEEGMRQLEGK; via the coding sequence ATGGAAACGCAAGTGTCTGAAGACTTCGGAAATGAAGTTTTCGAAACCTTAAAATACATCATCGACCCTGAAGTGGGCATAAATATAGTTGACCTGGGGCTGATCTATAGTGTGAGCCTGGATGGCGACGTGCTGGAGATAGAACTCACCCTGACAACACCCGGCTGCCCGATGAGCGGCACTATTACAACTGCTACGGAGCAGATACTTTTAAAACGTTTTCCGAATCTGGATGTAAAAGTAAATCTGGTGTGGTCTCCGCCTTGGTCTACCGAAATGATCACGGAAGAGGGGATGCGGCAGTTGGAAGGGAAATAG
- the nadA gene encoding quinolinate synthase NadA, whose protein sequence is MLTTQTRGAFSEKLRAMEPFALPEQEEAALLDAVEEIRELKKKHNAVVLSHFYMPAELQVKHEDGGIADFVGDSLGLSVAAKTVEADYIIFCGVKFMAETAKILNPVKQVLLPSFDAGCSLAESITGEDVKKLKKLWPGVPVVAYINTYAETKAEADICCTSRNAMDIARSLGGDKLIFLPDLYMGRNLQSKIKAETGKELILWEGKCEVHEQFTPQRINGLKLMYPEAQVLVHWEVPDDTVTDALKGAGGIVGSTSDIIRFVGESKSKQFILGSECDLGATLRGMYPQKEFIVPCIKCPHMKQITIQRTLDSLRAIGTPQERLFEVTLEDEIIKRALIPIERMLAFA, encoded by the coding sequence ATGCTTACTACCCAAACACGGGGCGCTTTCTCTGAAAAGCTCAGAGCCATGGAGCCTTTTGCCCTGCCCGAACAAGAAGAAGCCGCTTTACTTGATGCTGTAGAAGAGATACGTGAGCTGAAGAAAAAGCACAACGCGGTGGTGCTGTCGCATTTTTACATGCCAGCCGAACTGCAGGTAAAACACGAAGATGGCGGCATTGCCGATTTTGTAGGCGATTCGCTGGGTCTGAGTGTAGCTGCCAAAACTGTGGAAGCGGATTATATTATTTTTTGCGGGGTAAAGTTTATGGCTGAAACGGCCAAGATCCTGAACCCGGTAAAGCAGGTGTTGCTGCCAAGTTTTGATGCCGGCTGCTCACTTGCTGAAAGCATTACCGGCGAAGATGTGAAGAAGCTAAAGAAACTATGGCCGGGCGTGCCTGTAGTTGCTTATATTAACACCTACGCCGAAACCAAAGCTGAAGCCGATATTTGCTGCACCTCCCGCAATGCCATGGATATTGCCCGCTCGCTGGGCGGAGATAAGCTTATATTCTTGCCAGACCTGTACATGGGCCGCAACCTGCAGAGCAAGATCAAAGCCGAAACTGGTAAGGAACTGATACTCTGGGAAGGTAAGTGCGAAGTGCACGAGCAGTTTACGCCACAGCGTATAAACGGACTTAAACTAATGTACCCGGAAGCGCAGGTACTGGTGCACTGGGAGGTTCCGGACGATACTGTTACCGATGCATTAAAAGGAGCCGGAGGTATTGTGGGCAGCACATCCGATATTATTAGGTTTGTTGGTGAGAGTAAAAGTAAGCAGTTCATACTTGGTTCGGAGTGCGATTTGGGTGCAACGCTGCGGGGTATGTATCCGCAGAAAGAATTTATAGTTCCGTGCATCAAGTGCCCGCACATGAAGCAGATAACTATACAACGGACACTGGATTCGCTTCGGGCAATCGGAACACCGCAGGAAAGGCTTTTTGAAGTAACCCTGGAAGATGAGATCATCAAACGAGCTCTTATACCCATTGAGCGTATGCTGGCTTTTGCGTAA